Proteins from a single region of Pseudopedobacter saltans DSM 12145:
- a CDS encoding class I SAM-dependent methyltransferase, with protein sequence MRTELIKDIIGWDITNWSKSIDYWSQKTDIKDKNYNCLEIGAERGGLSLWLALNGNKVICTDYSYFDQPHILQKAKKLHSKYNSERKITYQPLSALEIPYDNYFDIIVFKSVLGGIGSCKIKDADQIVISQIYKALKPGGKLLFAENTQASLLHKYSRKFFIRWYKEWNYSKLKDIVKLFSEYKTLNYKTVGFLGTFGRNEKQRIFLGKIDSICDFLIPKSNRYIVIGVAEK encoded by the coding sequence ATGAGAACAGAATTAATAAAAGACATTATTGGTTGGGATATCACCAACTGGTCTAAATCTATTGATTATTGGAGTCAAAAAACGGATATTAAAGATAAAAATTATAATTGCTTAGAAATTGGTGCCGAGCGAGGTGGTTTATCTTTATGGCTTGCTTTAAATGGCAACAAAGTTATCTGTACGGATTATAGTTATTTTGATCAGCCTCACATTCTCCAAAAAGCCAAAAAATTACATAGCAAGTATAACTCCGAGAGAAAAATCACTTATCAACCACTAAGTGCCCTTGAAATTCCTTATGATAATTACTTTGATATAATAGTGTTTAAATCTGTTTTGGGAGGTATTGGTTCTTGTAAAATAAAAGACGCAGACCAAATCGTAATCAGCCAAATTTATAAAGCCTTAAAGCCTGGTGGGAAATTGTTATTTGCAGAAAACACCCAAGCTTCTCTATTGCATAAATACTCTAGAAAATTTTTTATTAGATGGTATAAAGAATGGAATTATTCTAAATTAAAGGATATTGTAAAGCTTTTTTCAGAATATAAAACTCTTAATTACAAAACAGTAGGTTTTTTAGGTACTTTTGGAAGAAACGAAAAGCAAAGGATATTCTTAGGTAAAATTGATTCCATCTGTGATTTTTTAATCCCAAAATCTAATCGATATATAGTAATTGGTGTAGCCGAAAAATAA
- a CDS encoding NAD(P)/FAD-dependent oxidoreductase: protein MKKKPSIFIIGGGLAGLSNAILLSRAGFMVSLAERKNYPFHKVCGEYVSNETLAFLADLGLYPGDLNASAIHTLMISSPSGNLLEAPLTMGGFGVSRYALDHSLYQIALAEGVQFITGEKINDISFTTEQFDIYSANNGYHADIVIAAYGKRSNLDQKLNRQFFYKRSPYMAVKYHIRTDFPADTIRLDNFEGGYCGLNKIEDDLYCLCYLLENKHLKKHGAIAEMEKKVLMKNPFLKKIFEQSEFIWDKPETINEIAFERKPLIENHILMCGDTAGMIAPLCGNGMAMAFHAAKILAHTIIRHCNDGFDEKIRNNLEQAYRMEWHQQFAFRLSKGRFIQRLFGHHLMSEVAVESLKHFPFLTRYLVGQTHGNGF from the coding sequence ATGAAAAAGAAGCCAAGTATATTTATCATAGGCGGCGGACTGGCCGGTCTTAGCAATGCTATCCTGCTAAGCAGGGCGGGTTTTATGGTGAGTTTGGCCGAAAGGAAAAACTACCCTTTTCATAAAGTTTGTGGAGAATATGTGAGCAATGAGACTTTAGCCTTTTTAGCTGATCTGGGTTTGTATCCGGGAGACTTAAATGCATCTGCTATCCATACATTGATGATTAGCAGCCCTTCCGGCAATCTGTTAGAGGCTCCATTGACCATGGGTGGCTTTGGAGTGAGCAGGTATGCGCTAGATCATTCATTATACCAAATTGCCCTGGCAGAAGGTGTTCAATTTATCACTGGAGAAAAAATAAACGACATTAGTTTTACAACAGAACAGTTCGATATATATTCGGCAAATAATGGCTATCATGCCGATATTGTAATAGCAGCCTATGGAAAACGATCTAATTTAGATCAGAAACTAAACCGCCAGTTCTTTTATAAAAGAAGCCCCTATATGGCGGTAAAATATCATATTCGCACAGATTTCCCTGCAGATACCATACGTCTGGATAATTTTGAAGGAGGTTATTGTGGGCTTAATAAAATTGAAGATGATCTTTATTGCCTCTGCTATCTCTTAGAAAACAAGCATTTAAAAAAACACGGCGCTATAGCCGAAATGGAGAAAAAGGTATTGATGAAGAACCCCTTTTTAAAAAAGATTTTTGAGCAGTCCGAATTTATTTGGGACAAACCGGAAACTATCAATGAAATTGCTTTTGAAAGGAAACCTTTAATAGAAAATCACATTTTAATGTGTGGTGATACTGCCGGAATGATAGCTCCTCTATGTGGTAATGGCATGGCCATGGCATTTCATGCAGCAAAGATCTTAGCCCATACCATTATCAGGCATTGTAATGATGGTTTTGATGAAAAAATCAGAAATAACTTGGAGCAGGCTTACCGGATGGAGTGGCATCAACAATTTGCTTTTCGCTTAAGTAAGGGAAGATTTATTCAGCGACTTTTTGGTCATCATTTGATGTCTGAAGTTGCAGTAGAAAGCTTAAAGCACTTTCCTTTTTTAACGCGTTATTTAGTAGGCCAGACACACGGTAATGGATTTTGA
- a CDS encoding PorP/SprF family type IX secretion system membrane protein translates to MRWFAFLFVVVIISTGALAQQKPQYTQYMQNMQVINPALSGIYHGIYVKAASRNQWLGLESAPKTNYITVSAPLNIDKDILTAGSADFGIEDVGTKDERDSYYASENHHGIGMMVLDDRTGSLSRASANLTYAYHIALGDMANLSLGVGAGIGRISLNVQELRFEDGFEPLIAQGNSIRWSPDVNAGVYLYGANFFAGVSMQQIMKQKVSFAQDYQSEEVPHYFFTAGYRFWLGQDFSFMPSVMLKYVEPLPSSIDLNLKVAFRNNVWLGGSYRKKDAFSAIFGFTVSKVFDVGYAYDFTQSELRTVSNGTHELVLGVKW, encoded by the coding sequence ATGAGATGGTTTGCTTTTTTATTTGTGGTAGTTATTATTTCTACCGGAGCATTGGCTCAACAGAAGCCTCAGTACACTCAGTATATGCAAAATATGCAGGTCATTAATCCTGCTTTAAGCGGTATTTACCATGGCATTTATGTAAAGGCAGCTTCCAGAAATCAGTGGCTAGGTTTAGAAAGTGCGCCTAAAACCAATTATATTACTGTTTCGGCTCCTTTGAATATCGATAAGGATATACTAACGGCGGGTTCCGCGGATTTTGGGATAGAGGATGTAGGTACTAAAGACGAAAGGGACAGCTATTATGCCTCTGAAAATCATCATGGTATTGGGATGATGGTATTGGATGACCGGACGGGGAGCCTGTCACGAGCATCTGCTAATTTGACCTATGCTTATCATATTGCTCTGGGTGATATGGCAAATTTATCTTTGGGTGTGGGTGCCGGTATAGGTCGTATTTCTTTGAATGTCCAGGAGTTAAGGTTTGAAGATGGCTTTGAACCGCTTATTGCTCAGGGTAATTCCATCAGATGGTCGCCGGATGTTAATGCTGGTGTTTATTTGTATGGTGCTAATTTTTTTGCCGGGGTCTCTATGCAGCAGATAATGAAACAGAAGGTGTCTTTTGCTCAGGATTATCAGAGTGAAGAGGTACCTCATTATTTTTTTACTGCTGGTTATCGCTTCTGGCTGGGACAGGACTTTTCTTTTATGCCTTCGGTTATGCTGAAGTATGTTGAACCTTTGCCTTCTTCTATAGATCTTAACCTCAAAGTCGCTTTTAGAAACAATGTATGGTTGGGCGGATCGTATCGGAAGAAGGATGCTTTCTCGGCTATTTTTGGGTTTACTGTAAGTAAGGTATTCGACGTGGGATATGCGTACGATTTTACTCAGTCGGAATTACGAACGGTTTCGAATGGTACGCATGAGCTGGTGCTGGGGGTGAAGTGGTGA
- a CDS encoding 2,3-bisphosphoglycerate-dependent phosphoglycerate mutase → MTILNAVDKKYSVLILLRHGQSLWNLENRFTGWQDIDITKKGEEEALHAGKLLKNEKIDIAFTSTLKRAQHTLEIILKECGIENIPVIIDKRLNERSYGDLEGLNKSDTALKYGSDQVMIWRRSYDVAPPGGESLKNTAQRVLPYFHKTIAPKLMEGKTVLIVAHGNSLRALMMFLENLSPEEIANTEIPTGIPRKYVMNRNLQVLDITMEN, encoded by the coding sequence ATGACCATTTTAAATGCCGTGGATAAAAAATATAGTGTCCTTATTCTGCTTAGACATGGGCAATCTTTATGGAACTTAGAGAACCGATTTACAGGTTGGCAAGATATTGATATTACAAAAAAGGGAGAAGAGGAAGCTTTACATGCCGGAAAACTCTTAAAAAATGAGAAAATAGATATTGCTTTTACCTCTACACTTAAAAGAGCACAACATACACTGGAAATTATTTTAAAAGAGTGTGGAATAGAAAACATCCCTGTAATTATAGATAAAAGGTTAAATGAAAGATCTTATGGAGATCTCGAAGGATTAAACAAATCCGATACTGCTTTAAAATATGGCTCAGATCAGGTGATGATCTGGAGACGTTCTTATGATGTTGCCCCACCAGGTGGCGAGAGCCTTAAAAACACTGCCCAGAGGGTGCTTCCTTATTTCCATAAGACCATTGCGCCGAAATTAATGGAGGGTAAAACCGTATTGATTGTGGCACATGGAAATAGTTTAAGAGCATTAATGATGTTCCTTGAAAACTTAAGTCCCGAAGAAATTGCAAACACAGAAATTCCTACTGGAATTCCAAGAAAATACGTTATGAACAGAAATTTGCAGGTTCTCGATATAACAATGGAAAATTAA
- a CDS encoding methyltransferase domain-containing protein gives MDNFALASQEIDPVLQELEIINKLLGGFSVFYNAFNMIKLHNGDCICDWGCGGGDSLKALNVYFSTKTLQLSFMGIDATPAAITFAKRTHQRITNLHFRQANVLTEEFKPDEFDVIISSLFTHHFDDDEWINLIKRMVFSAKKAVVINDLHRHWLAYYSIALLTQLFSKSLMVQHDSKISVLRGFKKKELIALLQKAGIKSYRIKWMWAFRWQVIIYK, from the coding sequence ATGGATAATTTTGCTTTAGCATCGCAAGAGATAGATCCCGTTTTGCAAGAACTAGAAATCATCAATAAACTATTGGGTGGTTTTTCTGTCTTTTACAATGCTTTTAATATGATTAAACTGCACAATGGCGACTGTATATGCGATTGGGGCTGCGGAGGAGGAGATAGTTTAAAAGCATTGAACGTCTATTTTTCTACAAAAACCCTTCAGCTTAGCTTTATGGGTATAGATGCTACACCTGCTGCTATTACTTTTGCTAAACGCACACATCAAAGGATTACTAATCTTCATTTCAGGCAAGCCAATGTTTTAACAGAAGAATTTAAACCCGACGAGTTTGACGTCATCATTAGCAGTCTCTTTACCCATCATTTTGATGATGATGAATGGATAAATTTAATCAAGAGAATGGTATTTTCTGCAAAGAAGGCCGTTGTAATTAATGATTTACATCGGCATTGGCTGGCCTATTATTCTATTGCCCTCTTAACACAATTATTCTCCAAATCCCTAATGGTACAGCATGACAGTAAAATTTCAGTGTTACGTGGCTTCAAGAAAAAAGAATTAATTGCGCTTCTGCAAAAAGCAGGTATTAAAAGTTACCGCATCAAATGGATGTGGGCATTCCGATGGCAGGTAATTATCTATAAATGA
- a CDS encoding type III polyketide synthase yields the protein MSSIISAIGISTPPYQFAQNRILEFMKEAHKLDVINSRRLEKLYQVSGIAYRHSVIEDFGKNRGNYTFFGNNDRLEPFPTTSLRSTCYEQAALPLSLEAIENCLKPINFDPIAITHLITVSCTGMYAPGLDIELVESLHLNPAVERTCINFMGCYGAFNALKVADYICRAQHHAKVLIVDVELCTIHFQRENTLDNWLANSLFADGAAAVLIQHEGTTDHKLYHIKSFYTEVITGAKKEMAWRIGNFGYQMQLSNKIADHIKDGIKGVTDRLLKKANIALEDIGQFAIHPGGRKILEVCDEAFSLNSEQNAHAYQVLHDYGNMSSVTILFVLDALGKKLKTKRRAEQILSFAFGPGLTVESMLLAYA from the coding sequence ATGAGTAGCATTATTTCTGCCATAGGTATCAGTACCCCTCCCTATCAATTTGCACAAAATCGTATCCTCGAATTTATGAAAGAAGCACATAAATTGGATGTCATTAATTCCCGCCGACTGGAAAAGCTGTATCAGGTATCAGGTATTGCTTATCGGCACTCGGTAATCGAAGACTTCGGAAAAAATAGAGGAAATTATACTTTCTTTGGTAACAACGATAGATTGGAGCCATTTCCAACAACTTCATTAAGAAGTACATGTTATGAACAAGCAGCCTTACCACTAAGTTTGGAAGCCATTGAAAATTGTTTAAAGCCAATTAATTTCGATCCTATTGCCATCACTCATTTAATTACGGTAAGCTGTACAGGTATGTATGCTCCAGGTTTAGATATTGAGCTTGTCGAAAGCCTACATCTCAATCCCGCAGTTGAACGTACCTGCATCAATTTTATGGGTTGTTACGGCGCTTTTAATGCCCTCAAAGTGGCTGATTATATTTGCAGGGCGCAACATCATGCAAAGGTTTTAATTGTTGATGTGGAATTATGCACCATACATTTCCAAAGAGAAAATACCTTAGATAACTGGCTGGCCAATTCTTTATTCGCAGATGGCGCAGCCGCTGTATTGATACAGCATGAAGGCACAACTGATCATAAACTTTACCACATTAAATCTTTTTATACCGAGGTAATTACTGGCGCAAAAAAAGAAATGGCTTGGCGCATTGGCAATTTCGGATACCAAATGCAACTCAGCAACAAAATAGCTGACCATATAAAGGACGGAATAAAAGGCGTTACAGACCGCTTGTTAAAAAAGGCAAATATTGCTTTGGAAGATATTGGACAATTTGCTATCCACCCTGGAGGAAGAAAAATATTAGAAGTTTGCGATGAAGCTTTTTCTTTAAATAGTGAACAAAATGCACACGCTTATCAGGTGCTTCACGATTACGGAAATATGTCTTCCGTTACTATTCTTTTTGTTTTAGATGCACTGGGAAAAAAATTAAAAACAAAGCGACGGGCTGAGCAAATACTCAGCTTTGCTTTTGGCCCGGGCTTAACCGTCGAAAGTATGCTATTAGCCTATGCCTGA
- a CDS encoding glycoside hydrolase 100 family protein produces the protein MLTKEQSEAIESAKIAAEKVLLYNSKGPYDDLPRTAGWGYPEPYTRDLLFSILGIAVTQNEQLHHSIKRVLEVLALNQTKHGHIPSIINDPKNVGASDTTPLFLMATGIYRKITGYYDFLQEATTKALSWMAHQNPTDHMMAAQQPTSDWRDEQWVLGYGLYVNTLYYSGLQLLGLHKKANQLANDINKQLTVSGEHYALWVYKLYNSNRFDLLGNSLAIISGIASPKKAKRIISWIENSCKDMMNEGLLGADLPPNFFPFIHPKDPDWHPRYEEFNLPGDYHNGGIWPFICGLYIAALVSAKEFDLAEKKLLNLTHLVKKAVNRELEYGFNEWIKSQSGLPQGQDWQTWSAALYLYAAKCVETKTTPFFDHLPLKHT, from the coding sequence ATGCTAACAAAAGAACAATCTGAGGCTATTGAGTCAGCAAAAATTGCGGCAGAAAAAGTATTGTTATATAATAGCAAAGGACCATATGATGATCTTCCCCGCACAGCCGGTTGGGGATATCCGGAACCATATACCCGGGACCTATTATTTTCTATACTGGGTATTGCTGTAACCCAGAACGAGCAACTGCATCATAGCATAAAAAGGGTATTAGAAGTTTTGGCTCTTAATCAAACCAAACATGGACATATTCCTTCCATCATTAATGATCCAAAAAATGTAGGTGCTAGTGATACAACACCACTTTTCTTAATGGCCACAGGCATTTACAGAAAGATTACAGGTTATTACGATTTTTTGCAAGAAGCAACCACTAAAGCTTTAAGTTGGATGGCACATCAAAATCCAACTGACCACATGATGGCCGCGCAACAGCCAACCAGTGATTGGCGGGACGAGCAATGGGTTTTAGGTTATGGCCTATATGTAAACACATTGTATTATAGTGGACTCCAATTATTAGGGTTGCATAAAAAGGCAAATCAACTCGCTAACGATATTAATAAACAGCTGACAGTATCTGGGGAGCATTATGCTTTATGGGTATATAAATTATACAACAGTAACCGTTTTGATCTGTTAGGTAATAGTTTGGCAATTATATCTGGAATAGCCTCTCCCAAAAAAGCAAAACGTATCATTTCATGGATAGAGAACTCCTGTAAAGATATGATGAACGAAGGTTTACTAGGAGCAGATCTTCCTCCTAATTTTTTCCCCTTCATTCACCCTAAAGACCCCGATTGGCATCCCAGATATGAAGAATTTAACCTACCCGGTGATTATCACAATGGCGGTATTTGGCCATTTATTTGTGGATTATACATCGCAGCCCTGGTTAGCGCTAAAGAATTTGATTTGGCTGAAAAAAAACTTTTGAACCTCACACATCTGGTAAAAAAAGCAGTCAATAGAGAGTTGGAATATGGCTTTAATGAATGGATAAAAAGTCAAAGTGGTTTACCCCAAGGACAGGACTGGCAAACCTGGAGTGCAGCATTATATTTATATGCTGCAAAATGTGTAGAAACAAAAACAACGCCCTTTTTTGATCATTTACCGCTTAAACATACTTAA
- a CDS encoding PKD domain-containing protein, which yields MIFKRQGIDVRRHFTLFIVFIFCSLGVLAQNISNEGTDFWVCFPSHVPSLTNTKPPEVRLANISVFVTSKSNSSGTVTCGAFSKRFVVSANEVIEIILPRDQAYIENEVTYSENKGINIKVDAGRPKVVAYAHIFAGARSAASLILPTEALGQKYYAISYTQNRGKQAIGEKDSVNLYSQFNVVAVEDDTRILITPVLNKVKQKSEVITLNRKGDVYSYQNSKDITGSVIEVDPSNPCKKIAVFSGSSALSITNASCNPDKNNSADPLFQQLYPIDSWGKTFALVPFYNRLTGSIYRALASEDNTEIEYNGNKTIISKAGDYMQMDATYDVGIVKSNKPIMVAQYALTQYCADLRNQIGSSTDVIPSDPDMVILNPLEYSIDQITLYSSTKEAIREQYINVTIPSEKVGSFKLNNVGMPGSFTPIPGYGSYSYAQIALQKGETNFSLSADTGFTAIAYGFGNVESYAYSAGTSLAATKIVNALKVGTDVVTREGCVNNAYDFKLILPYQAQSISWLLGPSDPEVVVSAPIAKNITINGKVLYEYKLSAGKTFGSSGVKSILVKALPPPSANVCQLNEAETINFDFEVIDLPVASFKAPEASCIGKEVSFNYQEQYIGRTVNSWLWDFGDGTTSTEVNPKHVYIKAGQFSVSLILGSTAGCISDAYVQVVNIYEQKEPLWQTAAVLCLNEGVQFEDKTIYSSQDKVTWLWDFGDQQSSTQQHPVHQYAKGGNYEVTLLVTNQYGCSNSFRKTIFINEPASLSFENERSCTSDIVTFSAKALSGQVSSWEWDFGDSSNDLSQKFKMVAQHQYAHPGTYQVVLKALSREGCLSVVKKDVIISGDNPLPKFKIAMSAICGDNQLIVTNQSTNLEGIISKLEWFFDYGGNLSFTLIDANPQADKVYEFKYPSLPQDKEYQVVLRAYSGVNCYRETTPVKIKVYGEPALSFKLDKQICVNAEPFKLAAENKTTAITGQEKIAGDGVAAGVFDPEKAGVGRHELVYTFLSASGCTDTLKRYIEVVAKPELVEEKTFDILLGGEKQLDLKLNPGGNVSYQWYPSAGLSADNILNPIVSPEMSTRYILTLSNEAGCVNSYEVQVNVHLDPDIPNAFSPNGDGINDKWNIKYLETFVNADIRIFNRYGQEVFYSKRYTDAWDGKMKGQDLPVGVYYYIIEPHNGRAKYSGSLTLLR from the coding sequence TTGATTTTTAAACGACAAGGAATTGATGTAAGAAGACACTTTACATTATTTATAGTTTTTATTTTTTGTAGTCTGGGAGTGCTGGCCCAGAATATATCTAATGAAGGTACAGACTTTTGGGTTTGCTTTCCTTCGCATGTTCCGTCTCTTACTAACACTAAGCCTCCGGAAGTCAGATTAGCCAATATTTCGGTATTTGTCACTTCAAAAAGTAACTCTTCGGGAACGGTAACCTGTGGAGCCTTTTCGAAAAGATTTGTTGTATCTGCCAATGAGGTTATAGAAATTATTCTACCGCGGGATCAGGCATATATAGAGAATGAAGTGACTTACAGCGAGAATAAGGGAATCAATATAAAAGTTGATGCAGGTCGACCGAAAGTGGTAGCTTATGCACATATATTTGCGGGAGCACGCTCTGCCGCTAGTTTAATATTGCCTACAGAAGCTTTGGGACAGAAATATTATGCCATATCTTATACTCAAAATAGAGGTAAGCAGGCCATTGGAGAAAAGGATAGTGTGAATTTATATTCTCAGTTCAATGTTGTTGCCGTTGAAGACGATACAAGGATTTTGATTACTCCTGTTCTTAATAAGGTTAAGCAAAAATCTGAGGTAATAACGCTCAACAGGAAAGGTGATGTATATTCTTATCAAAATAGTAAAGATATTACCGGGTCTGTCATTGAGGTAGATCCAAGTAATCCATGTAAAAAAATCGCGGTTTTTTCTGGTAGCAGTGCGCTCAGCATTACAAATGCTAGTTGCAATCCAGATAAAAATAATTCGGCTGATCCATTGTTTCAGCAATTATATCCAATAGACAGCTGGGGTAAAACCTTTGCCTTGGTACCGTTTTATAATCGGTTAACAGGAAGTATTTACAGAGCGTTGGCCAGTGAGGATAATACTGAAATTGAGTATAATGGAAATAAAACTATTATATCCAAAGCAGGTGACTATATGCAGATGGATGCAACATATGATGTGGGGATAGTAAAGAGCAATAAACCCATTATGGTTGCTCAATATGCACTTACCCAGTATTGTGCCGATTTAAGAAATCAAATCGGAAGTTCTACCGATGTTATTCCCAGTGATCCCGATATGGTTATTTTGAATCCCTTAGAATATAGTATTGATCAGATCACACTGTATTCTTCTACGAAAGAAGCGATCCGGGAACAGTATATCAATGTAACTATCCCGAGTGAAAAGGTTGGTTCTTTTAAATTGAATAATGTAGGGATGCCCGGCTCTTTTACACCTATTCCGGGGTATGGTTCTTACTCTTATGCGCAAATTGCTTTGCAGAAAGGGGAGACTAATTTTAGCTTATCAGCTGATACCGGATTTACGGCTATTGCTTATGGCTTTGGGAACGTGGAATCGTATGCATATTCTGCCGGAACTAGTCTGGCCGCAACAAAGATTGTTAATGCATTAAAAGTGGGAACGGATGTTGTGACCCGGGAAGGGTGTGTCAATAATGCTTATGATTTTAAGTTGATATTGCCTTATCAGGCTCAGTCTATTTCATGGTTATTAGGTCCATCTGATCCTGAAGTTGTGGTATCGGCACCTATTGCTAAAAACATAACTATAAACGGTAAAGTTTTGTACGAATACAAGCTGTCTGCAGGGAAGACTTTTGGCTCGTCGGGAGTGAAGTCGATACTGGTGAAAGCTTTACCTCCACCTTCTGCAAATGTTTGCCAATTAAATGAAGCGGAAACAATCAATTTTGATTTTGAGGTTATTGACCTGCCTGTTGCAAGCTTCAAGGCTCCGGAAGCTAGTTGTATTGGAAAAGAGGTTAGTTTCAATTATCAGGAGCAGTATATTGGCCGAACTGTAAATTCGTGGCTATGGGATTTTGGAGATGGGACAACATCTACAGAAGTTAATCCAAAACATGTTTATATAAAAGCAGGCCAATTTTCTGTGAGCTTAATACTGGGTAGTACAGCAGGTTGTATTTCTGATGCTTATGTGCAAGTAGTCAATATATATGAGCAAAAAGAACCATTATGGCAAACGGCTGCAGTTCTCTGTTTAAATGAGGGCGTCCAGTTTGAAGATAAGACCATTTATTCGAGTCAGGATAAAGTTACCTGGTTATGGGATTTTGGCGATCAGCAAAGCAGTACGCAACAACATCCTGTCCATCAATATGCAAAAGGAGGAAATTATGAGGTGACGCTTTTGGTTACCAATCAATATGGTTGCAGCAACTCATTCAGAAAGACTATTTTTATAAATGAACCTGCTTCTCTTTCTTTTGAAAATGAGCGTTCCTGTACCTCGGATATTGTCACTTTTTCTGCTAAAGCGCTAAGCGGGCAGGTAAGTTCATGGGAGTGGGATTTTGGCGATTCCAGCAATGACCTTTCGCAGAAGTTTAAAATGGTAGCGCAACATCAATATGCACATCCTGGCACTTATCAGGTTGTTTTGAAAGCATTATCCAGGGAAGGCTGTTTATCTGTTGTGAAAAAGGATGTAATTATCAGCGGAGACAATCCCTTACCTAAATTTAAAATTGCTATGTCTGCTATTTGTGGTGATAATCAATTAATTGTCACCAATCAATCTACTAACCTGGAGGGTATTATAAGCAAATTGGAGTGGTTCTTCGATTACGGGGGAAATCTTTCTTTCACCCTTATTGATGCCAATCCTCAAGCAGATAAAGTTTATGAATTTAAGTATCCCTCTTTGCCTCAGGATAAGGAATATCAGGTAGTTCTCCGGGCTTATTCTGGTGTAAACTGTTATCGGGAAACCACACCTGTAAAGATTAAAGTGTATGGTGAGCCGGCATTGTCATTTAAGCTTGATAAACAAATCTGTGTAAATGCTGAGCCTTTTAAGCTGGCTGCGGAAAACAAGACTACAGCGATTACCGGCCAGGAAAAAATTGCAGGGGATGGCGTTGCTGCGGGAGTTTTTGATCCTGAAAAAGCGGGAGTTGGACGCCATGAGCTTGTCTATACTTTTCTAAGCGCATCCGGTTGTACAGATACCTTAAAGCGCTATATAGAAGTGGTGGCAAAGCCGGAGCTTGTCGAGGAAAAGACTTTTGATATTCTTCTTGGCGGTGAAAAGCAGCTTGATTTGAAGCTGAATCCGGGAGGGAATGTGAGCTATCAATGGTATCCGTCGGCGGGATTGAGTGCGGACAATATTCTTAATCCAATAGTTAGTCCTGAAATGAGTACCAGATATATCCTGACGCTGTCTAATGAGGCAGGTTGTGTGAACAGCTATGAGGTGCAGGTGAATGTGCATCTTGATCCGGATATTCCAAATGCATTTAGTCCAAACGGAGACGGGATTAATGATAAATGGAATATTAAATATCTGGAAACTTTTGTGAATGCCGATATCCGCATATTTAACAGGTATGGGCAGGAAGTGTTTTATTCGAAACGTTATACTGATGCCTGGGATGGAAAAATGAAGGGGCAGGATTTACCTGTTGGTGTGTACTATTATATTATTGAACCTCATAATGGGCGGGCTAAATATAGTGGCTCTTTAACTTTGCTGCGATGA
- a CDS encoding UbiA family prenyltransferase — protein sequence MISGNLKSILLHLRLPFSLFLLPVFLFALSQSPLVNNYKAILVFLILHLFIYPASNAYNSYFDKDEASIALLKNPPKVNKSLFITSNILEWGGVLLSLLVSLEFAFAMIIYNSFSKAYSHPKIRIKKHPVLSFLVIFIFQGFFIFYACYNGISSYTYQLNMDVIVAGMICSCLIGASYPLTQIYQHEEDNRRGDITLSILLGIKGSFIFSALVFITGFVLLYNYWLMHSQLFKFYVFILFALPMLFYFSWWFYQCIKDEKQASYKNTMRMTLLSASLMLFYFGWLWLFA from the coding sequence ATGATTTCGGGAAATTTAAAGTCGATCTTATTACACTTACGTCTTCCGTTTTCATTGTTTCTCTTACCTGTCTTTCTGTTTGCACTGTCCCAATCTCCATTGGTTAACAATTATAAAGCTATACTGGTTTTCTTAATTCTCCATTTATTCATATATCCTGCAAGTAATGCCTATAATAGTTATTTTGATAAAGATGAAGCGAGTATTGCCCTCTTAAAAAATCCGCCGAAAGTAAATAAATCACTTTTTATTACCTCGAATATATTGGAGTGGGGTGGCGTATTGCTATCTTTATTAGTTAGCCTGGAATTTGCATTCGCTATGATTATTTACAATTCTTTTTCTAAAGCTTACAGTCATCCTAAAATCAGGATTAAAAAACATCCTGTTTTAAGTTTTTTAGTGATTTTTATTTTTCAAGGCTTTTTTATTTTCTATGCCTGCTACAATGGCATCTCTTCTTATACTTATCAATTAAATATGGATGTGATCGTGGCAGGTATGATTTGTTCCTGTCTGATAGGGGCTTCTTATCCGCTTACACAGATTTACCAGCATGAAGAGGATAACAGAAGAGGAGATATTACCCTAAGTATTCTTTTAGGAATTAAAGGTTCTTTTATTTTTTCTGCGCTGGTATTTATAACCGGTTTTGTATTGCTGTATAATTATTGGTTAATGCACAGTCAATTGTTTAAGTTTTATGTATTTATCTTATTTGCACTCCCCATGTTATTTTATTTTAGCTGGTGGTTTTACCAATGCATTAAAGATGAAAAGCAAGCTTCATACAAAAATACGATGCGCATGACTTTGTTAAGCGCCAGTCTAATGCTGTTCTACTTTGGATGGCTTTGGCTGTTTGCATAA